From the Lathyrus oleraceus cultivar Zhongwan6 chromosome 4, CAAS_Psat_ZW6_1.0, whole genome shotgun sequence genome, one window contains:
- the LOC127137476 gene encoding U11/U12 small nuclear ribonucleoprotein 31 kDa protein, giving the protein MHFIQAYLKRGFPLPPTFVEWRERLKEETSDDSDEDDDVFYYRYCASSSTPNTTTGTTSSNQPQSKPNNKGSSIGGTGEPLAPSKSTLYVSNLDYSPTNSDLHTLFSTFGRIARVTVLKDRHTRLSRGVAFVQFISRNDAKRAVAEMNKKILNGRTLTASIAADNGRAPEFIRKRVYNTETALCYECGGHGHLSYECPKNQLEPRPRPQPKKLRRGFSGLRDRDGEEEGDEEEEEGGQIAAEQFDDNWASVVDDEAGERLLGRNRNDDEGLDNNKTKKKGKKAGYFSDESDHDDDD; this is encoded by the exons ATGCATTTTATACAAGCTTATTTGAAACGAGGGTTTCCTCTACCACCAACATTCGTAGAATGGAGAGAACGTCTTAAGGAAGAAACATCTGA CGACAGCGATGAAGACGACGACGTTTTCTACTACCGCTACTGCGCTTCGTCCTCAACCCCCAACACCACCACCGGCACCACATCCAGTAATCAACCCCAATCAAAACCGAACAACAAAGGATCATCAATAGGAGGAACAGGTGAACCCTTAGCACCATCAAAATCGACGCTATATGTTTCTAATCTAGATTACTCCCCAACAAACTCCGATCTCCATACGCTCTTCTCTACTTTCGGCCGCATCGCGCGTGTAACCGTTCTCAAAGACCGTCACACGCGCCTAAGCCGTGGTGTCGCGTTTGTCCAATTCATTTCTCGTAATGACGCCAAACGTGCCGTAGCGGAGATGAATAAGAAGATTCTCAATGGAAGGACTCTAACTGCTTCTATTGCTGCTGATAATGGACGTGCTCCGGAGTTTATTCGGAAGCGCGTGTACAATACTGAGACTGCTTTGTGTTATGAGTGTGGGGGGCATGGTCATTTGTCGTATGAGTGTCCTAAGAATCAGTTGGAGCCGAGGCCGCGGCCTCAGCCTAAGAAGCTGCGACGGGGATTTAGTGGGCTGAGGGATAGGGATGGGGAGGAGGAAGGTgatgaggaggaggaggagggtGGTCAGATTGCTGCGGAGCAGTTTGACGATAATTGGGCTTCTGTTGTGGATGATGAAGCGGGTGAAAGGTTGCTGGGGAGAAACAGAAATGATGATGAGGGTTTGGACAACAACAAGACgaagaagaaagggaagaaaGCTGGGTATTTCAGTGATGAGAgtgatcatgatgatgatgattga